A single Crateriforma conspicua DNA region contains:
- a CDS encoding efflux RND transporter permease subunit, with the protein MKFPHFFIDRPIFASVLSFLILLVGGITYFSLPVSQYPDVAPPTIVVRASYPGATPEVIANTVATPIEQEMNGVDDMLYMESSSSADGTMQLTVTFKLGTDLDDAQVLVQNRVAIAEARLPETVRQIGVTTRKQIPDMLMVVHLTSPDESRDNLYISNFAFLRVRDALMRLDGVGDIRIAGGNEYSMRVWLDIEKMTHVDLTAGDVLDAIRQQNVQVAAGVIGQPPTDGTGAFQLNVTTQGRLKDTDEFGKIIVKRGEDGRVTRLSDVARIELGAQDYSRLSYLDGKPAIAVLVYQRPGTNAVDTAAEVLKTMDGLSQDFPEGVEYRIAYNPTQYVEDSISEVFQTLFITTILVVLTVFVFLHHFRPTIIPVVAIPISLVGTFAAMQLLGVTLNTLSLFGLVLAIGIVVDDAIVVVENVERLIREGMSPREAAHRAMDEVGSALIATTLVLIAVFVPTIFIPSISGQFYQQFALTISISTAISTFVSLTLTPALCALLLKPNEDSPRVRKTRIGRWFSAVVSAPARWFNATFDVASNAYAAIVSRLVRTAFVSLVLYGGLLVATGYSFSLVPSGFIPQQDQGYLIVSINLPDGASLARTDKITQQVAEIGKGIDGVAHAVGIVGLNGSTFTISPNAAVTFLPLEDSKDRAARGRTAEAIATDMRKKVSAINEAMIYIIPPPPVRGIGRGGGFKMYIQDQSGAGLEALEQVNQSMVADANGHPGLLQVFSNYRLGVPQIRAEVDRTKAQMLDIPIDNVFEALQVYLGSSYINDFNILGRTYRVTAQAEPEFRDDPADILRLRTRSARGATVSLGSVVEVERVVGPDRLVRFNLFPAADINGVTVPGFSTGQALTAMEDIAAAKLPPGFGYAWTEIAYQEKQAGNTIVYLFPLAVLFVFLTLAAQYESWLLPLAIILIVPLCLLFAVVGIWMRGMDNNILTQIGFIVLVGLACKNAILIVEFAKAEEDAGKDRFQAAVDACRMRLRPILMTAFSFILGVIPLLIATGAGFEMRRVLGTAVFSGMLGVTIFGLFLTPVFYVVLRRFARKPVAAEEEIPLSKAA; encoded by the coding sequence ATGAAGTTTCCCCACTTCTTCATCGATCGGCCGATCTTTGCATCGGTGCTTTCGTTTCTGATTCTGTTGGTCGGCGGCATCACGTATTTCTCGTTGCCGGTTTCGCAGTATCCCGATGTTGCACCGCCGACGATCGTTGTTCGTGCAAGCTATCCCGGTGCCACCCCGGAAGTCATCGCCAACACGGTGGCCACGCCGATCGAACAGGAAATGAACGGCGTCGACGACATGCTGTACATGGAATCGTCGTCCAGCGCCGACGGTACCATGCAACTGACGGTCACGTTCAAGTTGGGGACCGACTTGGACGACGCGCAGGTGCTGGTCCAAAACCGCGTGGCGATCGCCGAAGCACGTTTGCCGGAAACCGTGCGCCAAATCGGCGTGACGACGCGAAAACAGATCCCCGACATGCTGATGGTGGTCCACCTGACGTCGCCTGACGAAAGTCGCGACAACCTGTACATCAGCAACTTTGCATTCTTGCGTGTTCGCGACGCGTTGATGCGTTTGGACGGTGTCGGCGACATTCGAATTGCCGGCGGCAATGAATATTCGATGCGGGTGTGGCTGGACATCGAAAAGATGACTCACGTCGACCTGACCGCAGGCGATGTGTTGGATGCGATTCGACAACAGAACGTCCAAGTCGCCGCGGGCGTGATCGGCCAACCGCCGACCGACGGCACGGGCGCGTTTCAGTTGAATGTGACGACCCAGGGTCGTTTGAAAGACACCGATGAATTCGGCAAGATCATCGTCAAGCGGGGCGAGGACGGTCGTGTGACTCGGCTGAGCGACGTCGCCAGGATCGAATTGGGGGCCCAAGACTATTCGCGACTGAGCTACTTGGACGGAAAGCCGGCGATCGCGGTGTTGGTCTATCAGCGACCGGGCACCAACGCGGTCGACACCGCGGCGGAAGTCCTGAAAACGATGGATGGCCTAAGCCAGGACTTTCCCGAGGGCGTGGAATACCGTATCGCGTACAACCCGACCCAATACGTCGAAGATTCGATCAGCGAAGTCTTTCAAACACTATTCATCACCACGATTTTGGTGGTGCTGACGGTATTCGTTTTCCTGCATCATTTCCGTCCGACGATCATCCCAGTCGTCGCGATCCCGATTTCATTGGTCGGTACGTTTGCCGCGATGCAGTTATTGGGCGTCACGCTGAACACGCTGTCATTGTTTGGCTTGGTGCTGGCCATTGGAATCGTCGTCGACGACGCGATCGTGGTGGTGGAAAACGTCGAACGACTGATCCGCGAAGGCATGTCGCCTCGTGAAGCGGCGCACCGTGCGATGGACGAGGTGGGTTCCGCTCTGATCGCGACAACGTTAGTGTTGATCGCGGTGTTCGTGCCGACCATCTTCATCCCCAGCATCAGCGGTCAGTTCTATCAGCAGTTCGCGTTGACGATTTCCATTAGCACGGCCATTTCCACGTTCGTTTCGCTGACATTGACGCCGGCGTTATGTGCGTTGCTGTTGAAGCCCAACGAAGATTCCCCGCGTGTGCGAAAGACTCGAATCGGCCGCTGGTTTTCGGCGGTGGTTTCGGCTCCGGCTCGCTGGTTCAACGCGACCTTTGATGTGGCCAGCAATGCGTATGCAGCCATCGTTTCGCGTTTGGTCCGTACCGCCTTCGTTTCGCTGGTCTTGTACGGCGGCCTTTTGGTTGCAACCGGATACAGTTTTTCGCTGGTGCCATCCGGCTTCATCCCGCAACAGGATCAAGGCTATCTGATCGTCAGCATCAACTTGCCCGACGGTGCATCGCTGGCGCGGACGGACAAGATCACACAGCAGGTCGCGGAAATCGGTAAAGGTATTGATGGCGTGGCGCACGCGGTCGGCATCGTCGGGCTGAACGGGTCAACATTCACGATCAGCCCCAATGCCGCGGTGACTTTCCTGCCGCTGGAGGATTCGAAAGATCGCGCAGCGCGTGGGCGCACCGCCGAAGCCATCGCTACAGACATGCGGAAGAAGGTTTCGGCGATCAACGAGGCAATGATCTACATCATTCCTCCGCCCCCGGTGCGTGGTATCGGTCGTGGCGGCGGATTCAAGATGTACATACAAGACCAAAGCGGCGCGGGTCTGGAAGCCCTGGAGCAGGTGAATCAATCAATGGTGGCCGACGCCAATGGGCATCCGGGTTTGCTGCAGGTCTTTTCGAACTATCGCTTGGGCGTTCCGCAAATCCGCGCCGAAGTCGATCGTACCAAAGCGCAGATGTTGGACATCCCGATCGACAACGTTTTCGAAGCGTTGCAGGTCTACTTGGGGTCGTCGTACATCAACGATTTCAACATCCTGGGACGCACCTATCGTGTGACGGCACAGGCCGAACCTGAATTCCGCGATGATCCGGCGGATATTTTGCGGCTTCGTACCCGAAGCGCACGGGGCGCGACGGTGTCGTTGGGCTCGGTCGTGGAAGTCGAACGTGTGGTGGGTCCCGATCGTTTGGTCCGATTCAATCTGTTCCCCGCAGCCGACATCAACGGCGTGACCGTTCCCGGATTCAGCACCGGACAAGCTTTGACCGCGATGGAGGATATCGCCGCAGCCAAACTGCCACCCGGATTTGGTTATGCGTGGACGGAAATCGCGTACCAGGAAAAGCAGGCCGGCAACACGATCGTCTATCTGTTCCCGCTGGCCGTGCTGTTCGTCTTCTTGACACTGGCCGCCCAATACGAAAGCTGGCTATTGCCCCTGGCCATCATCTTGATCGTGCCGTTGTGCTTGCTGTTCGCGGTGGTCGGCATCTGGATGCGAGGAATGGACAACAACATCTTGACCCAGATTGGCTTCATCGTTCTGGTCGGCCTGGCCTGTAAGAATGCCATTCTGATCGTGGAGTTTGCCAAGGCGGAAGAAGACGCCGGCAAGGACCGTTTCCAAGCCGCGGTGGATGCCTGTCGAATGCGGCTGCGTCCCATCCTGATGACCGCATTTTCATTCATCTTGGGCGTGATACCGCTGTTGATCGCCACCGGTGCCGGATTCGAAATGCGGCGTGTGCTGGGCACGGCCGTCTTCAGCGGCATGTTGGGCGTGACAATCTTTGGATTGTTCCTGACGCCGGTGTTCTATGTGGTGCTGCGGCGGTTCGCACGCAAACCCGTTGCCGCTGAAGAAGAGATCCCGCTTTCAAAAGCAGCCTAG
- a CDS encoding efflux RND transporter periplasmic adaptor subunit: MKPTYTGTLALSLGITILASLGCKPEQQTAGEMPPPTVTVAKPVVRPIVEWDAYTGRLEATNFVEIRARVGGYLESIHFDEGQIVNEGDLLFVIDPRPFKAELSRARAALQESESQLQQAKAGLKEAQALKRQSDAQLSLASARVDRARSLKRQNAVSQEEVDQREAEFLQAEADVQGSEAGISSAEAAIATATASVESAKAGVETARLNLGYTQIYAPVTGRISSELVTKGNLVSGGTSTSTLLTTITSVDPIYCTFDVHEQDVLKYVRLAQQGRRESSRVAKNPAYLSLIDETGFPHRGHMDFVDNRFDANTATLRARSIFRNESGTLVPGMFARVRIPGSASYKAILIPDSAIGTDQSSQFVYVVVDGKIERRPIDTGPIADGLRVVREGLQGDEALVIQGLLMVRPKMKVAVEEVEIMVVEDGLPDKSDPLTPDQWISPEPTPLPEDAQTGEGLAMYGGVSK, from the coding sequence ATGAAACCTACCTACACCGGAACGCTGGCCCTATCGCTGGGCATCACGATATTGGCGTCACTCGGGTGCAAGCCCGAGCAACAGACGGCGGGTGAGATGCCCCCACCGACGGTGACCGTGGCAAAGCCGGTCGTACGACCGATTGTCGAATGGGACGCATACACCGGCCGGCTGGAAGCCACCAATTTTGTTGAGATCCGCGCCCGTGTCGGCGGCTACTTGGAATCAATTCACTTCGACGAGGGGCAAATCGTCAACGAAGGCGACCTGCTGTTCGTCATCGATCCTCGCCCTTTCAAGGCCGAACTGAGTCGCGCCAGGGCGGCATTGCAGGAATCCGAATCGCAACTGCAGCAAGCAAAAGCGGGACTGAAAGAAGCCCAAGCACTGAAACGCCAATCGGATGCACAACTGTCATTGGCATCCGCACGAGTCGATCGCGCCCGCAGTCTGAAGAGACAGAATGCGGTTTCACAGGAAGAGGTCGACCAACGTGAAGCCGAGTTTCTGCAGGCCGAAGCCGATGTCCAGGGCAGCGAAGCGGGAATCAGTTCGGCCGAGGCCGCGATCGCCACTGCCACGGCGTCGGTGGAATCCGCCAAAGCGGGTGTGGAAACGGCTCGGTTGAATCTCGGGTACACCCAGATCTATGCACCGGTCACCGGGCGGATCAGTAGCGAATTGGTGACCAAAGGCAACTTGGTCAGTGGCGGAACTTCGACATCCACGTTGCTGACCACGATCACGTCGGTGGACCCGATCTACTGCACCTTTGATGTGCACGAGCAAGATGTGTTGAAGTATGTCCGCTTGGCCCAACAAGGTCGACGTGAAAGTTCACGTGTCGCGAAGAACCCCGCCTACCTTAGCTTGATCGATGAAACGGGGTTTCCGCACCGAGGCCATATGGACTTCGTCGACAACCGCTTTGATGCCAACACGGCAACACTTCGTGCCCGCAGTATCTTTCGCAACGAATCGGGGACGCTGGTTCCCGGCATGTTCGCACGTGTGCGTATTCCCGGCAGTGCATCGTACAAGGCGATCCTGATCCCCGATTCCGCAATCGGTACGGACCAGTCCAGCCAATTCGTGTACGTCGTGGTCGATGGCAAGATCGAGCGGCGACCAATCGACACAGGTCCGATCGCCGATGGCTTGCGTGTCGTTCGCGAAGGCTTGCAAGGCGACGAAGCTTTGGTCATCCAAGGACTTTTGATGGTTCGGCCCAAAATGAAGGTCGCCGTCGAGGAAGTTGAAATCATGGTGGTCGAAGACGGGCTGCCAGATAAGAGCGACCCGCTTACGCCCGATCAGTGGATTTCACCCGAACCGACTCCTTTGCCGGAAGATGCCCAAACGGGTGAAGGCTTGGCGATGTACGGGGGTGTTTCCAAATGA
- a CDS encoding MarR family winged helix-turn-helix transcriptional regulator has translation MKAGGLQRELKRKTPFDSAQQEANLNVIRTADQMINRCGKFFRDYGLTTSQYNVLRILRNEGAALPSLEIGQRMVQTVPAITGLIDRLEKQDLVVRRRCDQDRRVVYVQITAAGKRLLRKIDAPLIDLHHQISGTLTKAELKQVSRLMEKVRAALEASDQ, from the coding sequence ATGAAAGCTGGCGGACTACAGCGTGAATTGAAGCGGAAGACTCCGTTTGATTCTGCACAACAAGAGGCCAATCTGAATGTCATTCGGACGGCCGACCAGATGATCAATCGTTGTGGCAAATTCTTTCGCGATTACGGTTTGACCACTTCGCAGTACAACGTGCTTCGGATTTTGCGGAACGAGGGTGCCGCACTTCCCTCGCTGGAGATCGGGCAGCGGATGGTCCAAACCGTTCCGGCGATCACGGGGTTGATCGATCGGCTGGAAAAACAAGATTTGGTCGTTCGGCGTCGCTGTGATCAGGACCGTCGGGTGGTCTATGTCCAGATCACCGCGGCCGGTAAGCGGTTGCTACGAAAGATCGATGCGCCGCTGATCGACTTGCATCACCAAATCAGCGGCACTCTGACGAAGGCCGAACTCAAGCAAGTCAGCCGTTTGATGGAAAAGGTTCGCGCCGCCCTGGAAGCATCTGACCAGTGA
- the queD gene encoding 6-carboxytetrahydropterin synthase QueD, translating to MAIRISRRFTFCAGHRLLGHEGKCQNLHGHNYVVEFHLTGEEQDSIGRIMDFKALKNVCKGWLDDNWDHAFVLWDQDENALQAIRSSKPHRIYELPYNPTAENMAKYLLEQVCPKILDGTGASAYMVRLWESEETCAEVTLDD from the coding sequence GTGGCGATCCGCATCAGCCGACGATTCACCTTTTGTGCCGGACACCGATTGCTGGGGCACGAAGGGAAATGCCAAAACCTGCACGGCCACAATTACGTCGTCGAATTTCATTTGACGGGCGAAGAACAAGATTCGATCGGCCGGATCATGGATTTCAAGGCGCTCAAGAATGTCTGCAAGGGTTGGTTGGACGACAACTGGGATCACGCGTTCGTGTTGTGGGACCAAGACGAGAACGCATTGCAGGCGATTCGATCGTCCAAGCCGCACCGGATCTACGAATTGCCGTACAACCCGACCGCGGAAAACATGGCCAAGTACTTGTTGGAACAGGTTTGCCCCAAGATCCTGGACGGTACCGGAGCGTCGGCCTACATGGTGCGACTTTGGGAAAGCGAAGAAACCTGTGCCGAGGTCACTTTGGACGACTGA
- a CDS encoding SMC-Scp complex subunit ScpB, whose amino-acid sequence MTDPKDGHDDELDPESSASPLPEQDQDSPVPAKDMASQGDLEDGDQLVADVSGGQTEDLPTEEAAGDQSVAGFELTSDDEVTADDEVTADDEVTADDEVTADDEVTADDEVTADDGHEADDEMEEEFSLEDLGAAYAKAAAAHDPDAFVDPETLESDPDDDAIDGGEVETTDEESGPADSAGDSQDFADPVTPESIVEAVLFVGHPKNEPVTLERIASLMRDFTPDEVREVIDRLNQSYRDAGQALRVVPDQHGFKLTIAPEVETVRRSFLGKVREARLNQAMIEVLALVAYQPGISVHKVNDQRGKDSGALLNQLVRRRLLELTRARDEETGKMTNFYQPTERMMVLFGLESLEDLPHVEEGFAS is encoded by the coding sequence ATGACGGACCCCAAGGACGGTCACGACGACGAGCTGGACCCCGAATCGTCGGCTTCGCCGTTGCCCGAGCAGGATCAGGATTCCCCGGTTCCGGCCAAAGACATGGCTTCGCAGGGCGACCTCGAAGATGGCGACCAATTGGTCGCTGATGTGTCCGGCGGGCAAACCGAAGACCTGCCAACAGAGGAAGCGGCTGGCGACCAGAGCGTTGCCGGATTCGAACTGACGTCCGACGATGAAGTGACTGCTGACGATGAAGTGACTGCTGACGATGAAGTGACTGCTGACGATGAAGTGACTGCTGACGATGAAGTGACTGCTGACGATGAAGTGACTGCCGACGACGGGCACGAAGCCGATGACGAGATGGAGGAGGAGTTTTCGCTGGAAGACTTGGGTGCCGCCTACGCCAAAGCGGCGGCGGCACACGACCCCGACGCCTTTGTCGATCCTGAAACTCTGGAATCCGATCCCGACGATGACGCGATCGATGGCGGTGAAGTCGAAACCACCGATGAAGAATCCGGACCCGCGGATTCCGCTGGCGATTCCCAGGACTTTGCGGATCCGGTCACCCCGGAATCCATCGTCGAAGCCGTCTTGTTTGTCGGGCACCCCAAGAACGAACCGGTCACGTTGGAGCGGATCGCGTCCCTGATGCGCGACTTTACCCCCGACGAAGTTCGCGAGGTGATCGACCGGCTGAATCAGTCCTATCGTGATGCGGGCCAGGCTTTGCGGGTTGTTCCCGATCAGCACGGATTCAAGCTGACGATTGCACCGGAGGTGGAAACGGTTCGCCGATCATTCCTGGGAAAAGTTCGCGAAGCGCGATTGAATCAAGCGATGATCGAAGTATTGGCGTTGGTCGCCTATCAACCGGGAATTTCCGTCCACAAGGTCAACGACCAAAGGGGCAAAGATTCGGGCGCGCTTCTGAACCAATTGGTCCGACGACGGTTGCTGGAATTGACCCGAGCCCGCGACGAGGAAACAGGAAAGATGACCAATTTCTACCAGCCGACCGAGCGGATGATGGTGCTGTTCGGCTTGGAAAGCCTGGAAGACTTGCCGCATGTTGAAGAAGGCTTTGCCAGCTAA